A window from Henckelia pumila isolate YLH828 unplaced genomic scaffold, ASM3356847v2 CTG_466, whole genome shotgun sequence encodes these proteins:
- the LOC140872493 gene encoding uncharacterized protein, whose product MEREMYAEERKVIMLRFCAPQIIEKPRNEWTNEDKKKANLENFAKDILYNTLDKTVFNKIKMCNTNKEIWEKLIQLCEGNEQTKENKLSVVVQQFESIKMNTGESMSDFEERFSNLVNELDALGKEYGNREIALKVMRALSKE is encoded by the exons ATGGAGAGGGAAATGTATGCAGAGGAGAGAAAAGTTATAAT GCTTCGATTTTGTGCTCCACAAATAATTGAAAAACCCAGGAACGAATGGACAAATGAAGACAAGAAAAAGGCGAATCTGGAAAATTTTGCAAAAGATATTCTGTACAATACACTGGACAAGACGGTATTCAACAAAATAAAGATGTGTAACACGAACAAAGAAATCTGGGAGAAGTTGATCCAACTCTGCGAAGGGAATGAGCAAACTAAAGAGAACAAACTTTCAGTAGTTGTTCAACAGTTCGAAAGCATCAAAATGAATACTGGTGAATCCATGAGCGACTTTGAAGAAAGATTCAGCAACCTGGTTAATGAACTCGATGCTCTGGGAAAGGAATACGGCAATCGGGAGATAGCTCTCAAAGTAATGCGAGCACTATCAAAGGAATGA
- the LOC140872528 gene encoding vacuolar protein sorting-associated protein 28 homolog 2: MEVKLWNDKREREMYDNFAELFAIIKATEKLEKAYVRDIISPAEYETECQKLITHFKTLSSTVRDIVPSIERFHDTYKMDCPAALNRLVTSGVPATIEHRTASALSGTTSAAIVAECVQNFITAMDSLKLNMVAVDQVHPLLSDLSASLNKLSILPPDFEGKTKMKEWIARLSKMGAADELTEQQARQLHFDLESSYNSFMAALPSAGT, translated from the coding sequence ATGGAGGTTAAACTATGGAACGACAAGCGCGAAAGAGAGATGTACGATAACTTTGCTGAGCTCTTCGCAATCATCAAAGCTACTGAGAAGCTTGAGAAGGCTTATGTGCGCGACATAATTTCTCCAGCTGAGTACGAAACTGAATGCCAAAAATTGATAACCCACTTTAAGACTCTATCATCCACTGTAAGAGACATCGTACCAAGTATTGAGCGGTTCCATGATACATATAAAATGGACTGCCCCGCTGCCCTGAATCGCCTTGTGACTTCAGGTGTTCCTGCCACTATTGAGCACCGGACAGCTTCAGCTCTATCAGGCACCACGTCAGCTGCCATTGTTGCTGAATGTGTGCAAAATTTCATTACGGCTATGGATTCCCTTAAACTGAACATGGTTGCTGTTGATCAGGTCCATCCATTGTTGTCTGACTTATCTGCTTCTCTCAATAAGTTGTCCATACTGCCACCAGATTTCGAGGGCAAGACGAAGATGAAGGAGTGGATCGCCAGATTGTCGAAAATGGGTGCTGCTGATGAGCTGACGGAGCAGCAGGCACGGCAGCTACACTTTGATCTGGAGTCGTCTTACAACTCCTTTATGGCTGCATTACCATCTGCAGGAACGTAG